aggataaacacaccagtgtggtaacaggataaacacaccagtggtaacaggataaacacaccaggataaacacaccagtggtaacaggataaacacaccagtggtaacaggataaacacaccagtggtaactggataaacacaccagtggtaacaggataaacacaccagtgttaacaggataaacacaccagtgtTAACAGGATAAGCACACCAGTGGTAACAGGATAACCACACCAGTGTATGGgtggtaacaggataaacacaccaggGTATGGGTGGTAACTGGATAAACACACCAGGGTATGGGTGGTAACTGGATAAACACACCAGGGTATGGgtggtaacaggataaacacaccagtggtaacaggataaacacaccagtgtTAACAGGATAACCACACCAgtggtaacaggataaacacaccagtgtatgggtggtaacaggataaacacaccagtgtatgggtggtaacaggataaacacaccagtgtatgggtggtaacaggataaacacaccagtgtATGGGTGGTAACTGGATAAACACACCAGGGTATGGgtggtaacaggataaacacaccagtggtaacaggataaacacaccagtgtatgggtggtaacaggataaacacaccagtgtATGGGTGGTAACAGGATAACCACACCAgtggtaacaggataaacacaccagtgtatgggtggtaacaggataaacacaccagtgtatgggtggtaacaggataaacacaccagggtatgggtggtaacaggataaacacaccagtgtatgggtggtaacaggataaacacaccagtggtaacaggataaacacaccagtgttaacaggataaacacaccagtgtatgggtggtaacaggataaacacaccagtgtatgggtggtaacaggataaacacaccagtgtatgggtggtaacaggataaacacaccagtggtaacaggataaacacaccagggtatgggtggtaacaggataaacacaccagtgtatgggtggtaacaggataaacacaccagtgtatgggtggtaacaggataaacacaccagtgtatgggtggtaacaggataaacacaccagtgtatgggtggtaacaggataaacacaccagtgtatgggtggtaacaggataaacacaccaggGTATGGTTTTAACGTAGCTTGTCAGAGACCATTAGTAGTGATTaaagcacagcacacacacacacacacacacacacacacacacacacacacacacacacacacacacacacacacacacacacacacacacacacacacacacacacacacacacactcccttaaTGTTGTTAACACATCATTAACTACTGCATAACACAGGACTCCCTCAGAGATCTTTAAGAGGACTCTATTGGATTCTATAAGATTATTTTAGACTCCATTGGAGTCTATAAAATTATATTAGACTCTTTTGGAGTCTATTAGACTCCATTGGACTCTattggactctactggactctattggactctactggactatactggactctactggactctattggactatactggactatactggactctactggactctattggactatactggactctattggactatactggactatactggactcTATTAGACTATattggactctactggactctattgGACAATTGGCATCGGTTGTTCCGAGAATGACGTTTCATGTCTGACCCGTCAGAGCGCTGAACAACAGCGACCTCTTGTGATTGGTTTAGGGAATTACATCGTCGTGGCATTATCGTCATGGAGGAGCAGGAAGTAGTGAGCGTGGAAAATAAAGCTCTCCGGTCTCTAAATGCTGATGTCAAAACCCACGTTAATTTTATTAATCAGTCGAAACAAAGCGCCCGGGCATGGTGGTTGGATTATTCCGGACATCCAGTTTCTTATGGCGATATACGAACGAACGGGTTATTAAGTATGAATACTTTTCTGAGTGAGTCCCTCCCTCATGTCTTTTTTGTGTTACTCAAATACTTGATCTGTATTACGTTTAACATGTAATGTAATTTAGCTATGGGTTGAACCAAGAGGACAGTTAAACCCCAACAAAACATTACTCGGCTATGAGCCTTTCCCAAATGTTGAATTGAATGATTTGTAGCCGAAAGCTGTTGTTCGTGACATGTAATTTCCCTCCATCTCATTCCCACTCTCCGCAGCGCATCCATGGGTTTTCAGAGCCGCTCGAAATGGGGCGAAACTTTTAGCTAATCAGCAAGATGTTTATATGCCAACAGCTGCCACCGAATATGAAGAGGACGGTGACCCCAGGTTTCTGAATGTTGTCATAGCTACCCCAGGTGTGTCCCTCTCTATGTTGCTTCCCATCAACCCCGTTGACAGACACCTGTTGTACACTACACTTCCTAGTGCTGTCGTTTCCTTTCCTCGTTGTCACCTACCTCGATATAAAGGAGTCAAACCAATAATAGCATTGACATGTTCCCTGTCCCAGGCTACtaggttcaaatccccgagctgataaggtacaagtctgtcgttctgcccctgaacaggcagtttattttttatattttttatttcacctttatttaaccaggtaggctagttgagaacaagttctcatttgcaactgcgacctggccaagataaagcatagcagtgtgaacagacaacacagagttacacatggagtaaacaattaacaagtcaataacacagtgtccctaggccgtcattgaaaataagaatttgttcttaactgacttgcctagtaaaataaaggtaaaataaaaaataaaaaaattaaataggctgtttaaaaataaataaatggtagGCCTAGGCAACAGACAAGGAGATGAAAACCTAGACTATTGAGAGACTTCCCCTCAAGTTGTTGTTCCTgtcaccacccacacatgcattacttgtttcaaaaagtTATTTTGATTGTTTCTTTCTGTGTTCCAGTATTGTTTGTagcagcctgggtccctggtctttatagcctgggtccctggtctttatagtagcctgggtccctggtctttatagtagcctgggtccctggtctttatagtagcctgggtccctggtctttatagtagcctgggtccctggtctttatagtagcctgggtccctggtctttatagtagcctgggtccctggtctttatagtagcctgggtccctggtctttatagtagcctgggtccctggtctttatagtagcctgggtccctggtctttatagtagcctgggtccctggtctttatagtagcctgggtccctggtctttatagtagcctgggtccctggtctttatagtagcctgggtccctggtctttatagtagcctgggtccctggtctttatagtagcctgggtccctggtctttatagtagcctgggtccctggtctttatagtagcctgggtccctggtctttatagtagcctgggtccctggtctttatagtagcctgggtccctggtctttatagtagcctgggtccctggtctttatagtagcctgggtccctggtctttatagtagcctgggtccctggtctttatagtagcctgggtccctggtctttatagtagcctgggtccctggtctttatagtagcctgggtccctggtctttatagtagcctgggtccctggtctttatagtagcctgggtccctggtctttatagtagcctgggtccctggtctttatagtagcctgggtccctggtctttatagtagcctgggtccctggtctttataggagcctgggtccctggtctttatagtagcctgggtccctggtctttatagtagcctgggtccctggtctttataggagcctgggtccctggtctttatagtagcctgggtccctggtctttatagtagcctgggtccctggtctttatagtagcctgggtccctggtctttatagtagcctgggtccctggtctttatagtagcctgggtccctggtctttatagcagcctgggtccctggtctttataacagcctgggtccctggtctttatagtagcctgggtccctggtctttatagtagcctgggtccctggtctttatagtagcctgggtccctggtctttatagtagcctgggcctgggtccctggtctttatagtagcctgggtccctggtctttatagtagcctgggtccctggtctttatagtagcctgggtccctggtctttatagtagcctgggtccctggtctttatagtagcctgggtccctggtctttatagtagcctgggtccctggtctttatagtagcctgggtccctggtctttatagtagcctgggtccctggtctttatagtagcctgggtccctggtctttatagtagcctgggtccctggtctttatagtagcctgggtccctggtctttataggagcctgggtccctggtctttatagtagcctgggtccctggtctttatagtagcctgggtccctggtctttatagtagcctgggtccctggtctttatagtagcctgggtccctggtctttatagtagcctgggtccctggtctttatagtagcctgggtccctggtctttatagtagcctgggtccctggtctttatagcagcctgggtccctggtctttatagtagcctgggtccctggtctttatagtagcctgggtccctggtctttatagtagcctgggtccctggtctttatagtagcctgggtccctggtctttatagtagcctgggtccctggtctttatagtagcctgggtccctggtctttatagtagcctgggtccctggtctttatagtagcctgggtccctggtctttatagtagcctgggtccctggtctttatagtagcctgggtccctggtctttatagtagcctgggtccctggtctttatagtagcctgggtccctggtctttatagtagcctgggtccctggtctttatagtagcctgggtccctggtctttatagtagcctgggtccctggtctttatagtagcctgggtccctggtctttatagtagcctgggtccctggtctttatagtagcctgggtccctggtctttatagtagcctgggtccctggtctttatagtagcctgggtccctggtctttatagtagcctgggtccctggtctttatagtagcctgggtccctggtctttatagtagcctgggtccctggtctttatagtagcctgggtccctggtctttatagtagcctgggtccctggtctttatagtagcctgggtccctggtctttatagtagcctgggtccctggtctttatagtagcctgggtccctggtctttatagtagcctgggtccctggtctttatagtagcctgggtccctggtctttatagtagcctgggtccctggtcttttaTAGTagcctggtctttatagtagcctgggtccctggtctttatagtagcctgggtccctggtctttatagtagcctgggtccctggtctttatagtagcctgggtccctggtctttatagtagcctgggtccctggtctttatagtagcctgggtccctggtctttatagtagcctgggtccctggtctttatagtagcctgggtccctggtctttatagtagcctgggtccctggtctttatagtagcctgggtccctggtctttatagtagcctgggtccctggtctttatagtagcctgggtccctggtctttatagtagcctgggtccctgatctttatagtagcctgggtccctggtctttatagtagcctgggtccctgatctttatagtagcctgggggtagcccctggtctttatagtagcctgggtccctggtctttatagtagcctgggtccctggtctttatagtagcctgggtccctggtctttatagtagcctgggtccctggtctttatagtagcctgggtccctggtctttatagtagcctgggtccctggtctttatagtagcctgggtccctggtctttatagtagcctgggtccctggtctttatagtagcctgggtccctggtctttatagtagcctgggtccctggtctttatagtagcctgggtccctggtctttatagtagcctgggtccctggtctttatagtagcctgggtccctggtctttatagcagcctgggtccctggtctttatagcagcctgggtccctggtctttatagtagcctgggtccctggtctttatagtagcctgggtccctggtctttatagtagcctgggtccctggtctttatagtagcctgggtccctggtctttatagtagcctgggtccctggtctttatagtagcctgggtccctggtctttatagtagcctgggtccctggtctttatagtagcctgggtccctggtctttatagtagcctgggtccctggtctttatagtagcctgggtccctggtctttatagtagcctgggtccctggtctttatagtagcctgggtccctggtctttatagtagcctgggtccctggtctttatagtagcctgggtccctggtctttatagtagcctgggtccctggtctttatagtagcctgggtccctggtctttatagcagcctgggtccctggtctttatagtagcctgggtccctggtctttatagtagcctgggtccctggtctttatagtagcctgggtccctggtctttatagtagcctgggtccctggtctttatagcagcctgggtccctggtctttatagtagcctgggtccctggtctttatagtagcctgggtccctggtctttatagtagcctgggtccctggtctttatagtagcctgggtccctggtctttatagtagcctgggtccctggtctttatagtagcctgggtccctggtctttatagtagcctgggtccctggtctttatagtagcctgggtccctggtctttatagtagcctgggtccctggtctttatagtagcctgggtccctggtctttatagtagcctgggtccctggtctttatagtagcctgggtccctggtctttatagccTGGGTCCCTAGTCTttatagcctgggtccctggtctttatagtagcctgggtccctggtctttatagtagcctgggtccctggtctttatagtagcctgggtccctggtctttatagtagcctgggtccctggtctttatagtagcctgggtccctggtctttatagtagcctgggtccctggtctttatagtagcctgggtccctggtctttatagtagcctgggtccctggtctttatagtagcctgggtccctggtctttatagtagcctgggtccctggtctttatagtagcctgggtccctggtctttatagtagcctgggtccctggtctttatagtagcctgggtccctggtctttatagtagcctgggtccctggtctttatagtagcctgggtccctggtctttatagtagcctgggtccctggtctttatagtagcctgggtccctggtctttatagtagcctgggtccctggtctttatagtagcctgggtccctggtctttatagtagcctgggtccctggtctttatagtagcctgggtccctggtctttatagtagactgggtccctggtctttatagtagcctgggtccctggtctttatagtagcctgggtccctggtctttatagtagcctgggtccctggtctttatagtagcctgggtccctggtctttatagcagcctgggtccctggtctttatagtagcctgggtccctggtctttatagtagcctgggtccctggtctttatagtagactgggtccctggtctttatagcagcctgggtccctggtctttatagtagcctgggtccctggtctttatagcagcctgggtccctggtctttatagtagcctgggtccctggtctttatagtagcctgggtccctggtctttatagtagcctgggtccctggtctttatagtagcctgggtccctggtctttatagcagcctgggtccctggtctttatagtagcctgggtccctggtctttatagtagcctgggtccctggtctttatagcagcctgggtccctggtctttatagtagcctgggtccctggtctttatagtagcctgggtccctggtctttatagtagcctgggtccctggtctttataggaGCCTGGGTCCctgcctgggtccctggtctttatagtagcctgggtccctggtctttatagtagcctgggtccctggtctttatagtagcctgggtccctggtctttatagtagcctgggtccctggtcttttatagtagcctgggtccctggtctttatagtagcctgggtccctggtctttatagtagcctgggtccctggtctttatagtagcctgggtccctggtctttatagtagcctgggtccctggtctttatagtagcctgggtccctggtctttatagtagcctgggtccctggtctttatagtagcctgggtccctggtctttatagtagcctgggtccctggtctttatagtagcctgggtccctggtctttatagtagcctgggtccctggtctttatagtagcctgggtccctggtctttatagtagcctgggtccctggtctttatagtagcctgggtccctggtctttatagtagcctgggtccctggtctttatagtagcctgggtccctggtctttatagtagcctgggtccctggtctttatagtagcctgggtccctggtctttatagtagcctgggtccctggtctttatagtagcctgggtccctggtctttatagtagcctgggtccctggtctttattaGCCTagcagcctgggtccctggtctttatagtagcctgggtccctggtctttatagtagcctgggtccctggtctttatagtagcctgggtccctggtctttatagcagcctgggtccctggtctttatagtagcctgggtccctggtctttatagcagcctgggtccctggtctttatagtagcctgggtccctggtctttatagtagcctgggtccctggtctttatagtagcctgggtccctggtctttatagtagcctgggtccctggtctttatagcagcctgggtccctggtctttatagtagcctgggtccctggtctttatagtagcctgggtccctggtctttatagtagcctgggtccctggtctttatagtagcctgggtccctggtctttatagtagcctgggtccctggtctttatagcagcctgggtccctggtctttatagcagCCTGGatccctggtctttatagcagcctgggtccctggtctttatagtagcctgggtccctggtctttatagtagcctgggtccctggtctttatagtagcctgggtctcTGGTCTTTacagtagcctgggtccctggtctttacagtagcctgggtccctggcctttacagtagcctgggtccctggtctttatagtagcctgggtccctggtctttatagcagCCTgtgtccctggtctttatagtagcctgggtccctggtctttatagtagcctgggtccctggtctttatagtagcctgggtccctggtctttatagcagcctgggtccctggtctttatagtagcctgggtccctggtctttatagcagCCTGGGttcctggtctttatagtagcctgggtccctggtctttatagtagcctgggtccctggtctttatagtagcctgggtccctggtctttataggagcctgggtccctggtctttatagtagcctgggtccctggtctttataggagcctgggtccctggtctttatagtagcctgggtccctggtctttatagtagcctgggtccctggtctttatagcagcctgggtccctggtctttatagtagcctgggtccctggtctttatagtagcctgggtccctggtctttatagcagcctgggtccctggtctttatagtagcctgggtccctggtctttatagtagcctgggtccctggtctttatagtagcctgggtccctggtctttatagtagcctgggtccctggtctttatagtagcctgggtccctggtctttatagtagcctgggtccctggtctttatagtagcctgggtccctggtctttatagcagcctgggtccctggtctttatagtagcctgggtccctggtctttatagtagcctgggtccctggtc
The genomic region above belongs to Oncorhynchus gorbuscha isolate QuinsamMale2020 ecotype Even-year unplaced genomic scaffold, OgorEven_v1.0 Un_scaffold_576, whole genome shotgun sequence and contains:
- the LOC124018764 gene encoding von Hippel-Lindau disease tumor suppressor-like isoform X3: MEEQEVVSVENKALRSLNADVKTHVNFINQSKQSARAWWLDYSGHPVSYGDIRTNGLLTHPWVFRAARNGAKLLANQQDVYMPTAATEYEEDGDPRFLNVVIATPVYSLQECCLMLIRNLVEEEDYGRLDIPESLKTDLRQQPDLLKELGLINRLRMLT
- the LOC124018764 gene encoding von Hippel-Lindau disease tumor suppressor-like isoform X2, coding for MEEQEVVSVENKALRSLNADVKTHVNFINQSKQSARAWWLDYSGHPVSYGDIRTNGLLSMNTFLTHPWVFRAARNGAKLLANQQDVYMPTAATEYEEDGDPRFLNVVIATPVYSLQECCLMLIRNLVEEEDYGRLDIPESLKTDLRQQPDLLKELGLINRLRMLT